In Streptomyces pluripotens, the genomic window GTTGAGGATTCCGTTGCCCGCGTGCCCTTGGGTGACAGCGTGTACCAGTTGTGCGCCCGCCTGCGCGACGGCCACCACGAAGCACAGGTCGAAGAAGAGCTCTAGCGGGGAGGCGACGCGGTGCGACTCGTCGCGCCCGCGTGCGGTGAGCCGCCGCAAGGGGCCAGCAGGCTGTGGCGCGCCCGCGGGGGCGGGCATCGGAACGGAACTTGACGTCATAGCTCCCAGAACAACAGAAAACCGGCCCCAACATCGTGTGTACACATTCACAAGCGGCTGAGTGGGTGCTGCCCCGGTAATGCCTCGGGCCCAACGTCGGGTGCCGTGTCGGGTGCCGTGCCGGGTGGAATTTCCGGCGTGGAGGCCCCTTGCTTGGCCCAGGCTCACGAGAGTCGGGCCCGTCGGGTGCGGGACCGTACCCTTGTGGCATGAGTACTGGCCCCGAACCCGAGTCGCGAGCCCCGAAGCCGATCCTGGTCTTCGACGATCCGTTGGACCAACAGTCCTCGGATGACACCGATCGTGGGTGGGGCGAGCGCGCGGACGGTGACGGTGTCGCCGACCTGAAGCGTTTCCTCGACGAGAAGCCGCCCCACCACCTCTGAGTCGCCCGCGGGAGCGCCGTCAGCGCTCGGCATACTCCGGTCCACGCTGTGTGACCAGTGTGTCGCGGATCTCCTTGAGTACCTCCAGCTCGGTCACCTCGGTCACCTCGATGACCTCCTTCGTGTCCTCCTGGTCCGCCTTGCGGGCCGCCTGCCGGGCCAGGTACTTCGACATCGGCAGGACCATCAGGAAGTACACCACCGCCGCGGTGAAGACGAAAGTGAGGGTCGAACCGAGGACGGAGCCCCACAGGATCGCCACACCGCTCTTGACCGTGCCGTCCGCGCCCACCGCGCACGGGCCCTTCAGGCAGAAGCTGTAGTGGTCCAGGTTCTGTGTGCCGATCGCCCCGACCAGCGGGTTGATGACTCCCTTGACCAGCGAGCTGACGATGTTGGTGAAGGCCGCGCCGATCACCACCGCGATTGCCAGATCGACGACGTTGCCACGCATCAGGAAGGCCTTGAAGCCCTGCCAGACGTTCGGTTCCTTCTTCGTGCTCACCTCGGGGACTCTCCTCGCATGCACAGGCTGTGGAATGAAACGCTCCGCAACCTACGTCACAGTGCGGCCGTCGTGTCCAATTCCGTAGCTCGATCGAGCGACTTGACAGCAAGCCTCCGAGAAACAGTGCGAGTCCGTTCAGCACAGCGTCACCGCCAGTGGTGTTGTGGCGCTAGCACCGACCAGCCGTGCAGCCGTGGTGCGCGGCGCAGACAGTACGACCAGAGCCCCGGATTCGACCGTGTCTCCCTGCGGCTCCGGCACCTTGGTCACTCGCACATCCCGCGCGAGTACGAGAGGGGCGTGGCCGGCCGATGGGTCCGTCGCCGCGATCACGTCGACGCGGTCACCGGCCCGTAGGAGCCGGACGGTGGCGGCATCGGCGATTCGTACGGGTGCAGCCACCACGTCCGTCGCCGCCCGCTGTCGTGCGGGTTTGGCG contains:
- the mscL gene encoding large conductance mechanosensitive channel protein MscL; this encodes MSTKKEPNVWQGFKAFLMRGNVVDLAIAVVIGAAFTNIVSSLVKGVINPLVGAIGTQNLDHYSFCLKGPCAVGADGTVKSGVAILWGSVLGSTLTFVFTAAVVYFLMVLPMSKYLARQAARKADQEDTKEVIEVTEVTELEVLKEIRDTLVTQRGPEYAER